One Candidatus Micrarchaeota archaeon genomic window, TCCAGTAGTCGATGTGGGATATCTCCTTGCTCTTTATGGAGGGGAGCGATAGTATGGTCCTGTAAAGGAACTCGTTCTTAGCCTGCACGCTGTTCATGTTCTCTGTAGTGAACTCCGTGCTCGTGTCAAGATCCGCACCTGCTATCTCTATGAACCTGAGCGGATCCGCACCGTATTTCTCAATGCCGTCAAGTATGGGTACGATGTTGCCCAGGCTCTTGCTCATCTTCTCGCCCTCGTAGTCGACGAACCCGTTGACCACTATCTGCTTGGGCCAGTACTGCTCGCCGAGTATTGCAACGTGGTTGAATATGTACATAGTTAGATGATTGGGTATTAGATCAGGGCCGGAGTGCCTTGAGGTGTTGGTGTACCAGTACTCGAACGATTCCCTGCACCTGTTCAGCGCGGGCTCGCTTATCCCGGTCAATTCAGCAACAGCATTTACATCCCCTTTGGAGAGCATCACGTAATCGAAGAATTCCGGCTTGAGGTTTTCAGGCTCTGCCTTTTCGCCCCTCAGTATGTGGTCGAAAGTGTAGAATGCCATGTACAGCGTAGAGTCCGAAAGCGACTCTATTATCGAAGTATTGTCGAACGGGAACACGGTGCCGAGGCCCTGCTTTCGCTCCGTGGCCCTAAGGTCTATCCATTCCATCGCGTTCTCGAAAGTGTGCCTCAGCTTTTCAGGCCTTATCCTCATTTCCTTTAGGTCCTTCCTTGCAGGCTCCTTCCATTTAGGGTCGCCGTAATTGATGAACCACTGATCGACTATGTTCACCACGACCCTGAAGCCGCACCTGCAGTAGACCGGCTCGTCATTGCTTATCACGTGTATAGCGAACGCCTTCGAGTCGCCCTGCAGCTTCTGCGTTATGAGGTCCCTGGCCTCGGGCTCCCTCATGCCCTTGTACTCTTCTACAACCATTATGCCCCAGTGCGATTCCTCCCTGTATGCCAGCTTTGTCGCGAACTCAATCATGTCATCTATCGCGTTCTCGTTCGCATGAAGTATCTCAAGATACGCCAGCGCAGGTATCTCGGGATGCTGTGCAACGGCCTCGCCAGCGCTTACGTCCGTCAACGATCTTCCTATGCCTATGTTTCCCTTTTTCTCTATCTCGATTATCTTGGTGAACTCGAATTCGGGCATTGGATAATTGTCAGCCTTGAGCCTTTGGATGGCGACGTAGTCGAACGGGGCATGCGATGGTACGCTCATCACCACTCCCGTGCCTACATCGGACTTCACGAAGAATCCGGGAAGTACGGGGATCTCCTTGCCGTTGACTGGGTTCAGCGCCTTCTTTGAAAGAAGCTCCTGCGCGCTGATGTCCCTTTCTACTGTCACGTCCAACTGGTGCTTCAGGTTGTAAAGCGCGTCATGCGATATGTAATACCTCTCGCCGTTTACCTTTGCAATGGCGTACTTGACCTCCCTGCCCACGAAGATGTTGGTAACCCCGTATATCGTTTCGGGCCTGAACGTAGCGCACCCGAAGAATATGTCGCTTGACGCATCCTTGAACTTTATTACCGTGATCTTTTCTATTTCAGGCTGGACGTCGTGCATCGTGTCGTGCTGCCCAACTGCGTTGTTTTCGTTCGGGCACCAGCCAACGGGGTGCTTGCCCTTGGTTATGTGGCCTTTCTCCTTCAGGCGCATGAACTGCCACTCAACGAACTTGCTGAACAACGGCTCGATGGATACGAACTTCCTGCGCCAGTCTATTCCGTAGCCGGCGGCCTTCATTCCCATCTCGGTGCTTTTTATGAAGTAGTCCGCAATGTACCTCGGGTCCGTCATCTTCTTTATCTCATCGTCAGGCACGTGGAACATCTTCAGCTCATCGATCAGCTCCTTGTCGTTGTTCCTTATGCGTTTCGCAAAGGCCAGCAGGGGAGTCCCAGTTGCATGGAATGCCATGGGGTAAAGGACGTTGTAGTTCTGCATCCGCATGTATCTCGCGTACGTGTCTGCAGTGCCGTAGGTCCTTATATGCCCCATGTGCTGCGGGGCATTAACGTACGGGAAGGCGGCTGTAACGAGAAGCGGCTTCCTGTCATTCGGCTCCACCTCGAAAAGCTTCGCGCCATTCCATGCCTTCTGCCATTTCTCCTCTAATTCTTTGTAATTTATCATCAGTGCACCAACTGGACAGAACGAATATTATTTCGGTTGAGTTAGAATATTAAAAATGAATCTTTTAATAGTTTCCCTCTATAAAAGTATTGGGTGAATATATGAGCAATACCGAGGCTAACCACGCCGTAAAATCGATGCCCATTGCCTTCGACAAGGTAAAGAACGTCATGGACGAAGACACGTACAAGTGGCATCACGACACGCATTATGCTGGGTATGTCAACAAGAGGAACGAGATAGAAAAGGAGCTGAAGTCCGTTGACAGGTCAAAGGCGAACGTCAATTACAGCGCGTTCAGGGCGCTGAAGCTGGAGGAAACCTGGAACGGGAACGGGATGATACTCCACGAGGTGTATTGGGACACGATGGGCGGAGACGGGAAGCACGGGGATGGCATGGGCATAATAAAGAAAATAAGCGAGGACTTCGGGTCTGTGCAGGCATGGAAGGAAGACTTTCTTGCAACCGGAAAATCGGGAAGGGGATGGGCTGTGCTTGTGGCTGATTCGCTGACTGACGGCAAGCTCAGGAACGTGCTGTTCGACTTCCACAACCTCGGGGGCCTGGTGGGATCAATGCCGCTGATCGCAGTTGACACGTTCGAGCATGCGTATTACCACAAGTTCGGGCCAGACAGGGGCGCCTACCTTAACGCGCTCGTGGACAACATAGACTGGAAGAAAGTCGAAGCGAGGTTTACGAAGCACAGGCAGTAACCGATACAATGATGTAGATGCTGCTTTATCTCGTGAGGGTAATAAGCATTGTGCTGATAGCGCTAGCGTACATGCTTTTCGACCTGTTCAACAAA contains:
- the leuS gene encoding leucine--tRNA ligase, yielding MINYKELEEKWQKAWNGAKLFEVEPNDRKPLLVTAAFPYVNAPQHMGHIRTYGTADTYARYMRMQNYNVLYPMAFHATGTPLLAFAKRIRNNDKELIDELKMFHVPDDEIKKMTDPRYIADYFIKSTEMGMKAAGYGIDWRRKFVSIEPLFSKFVEWQFMRLKEKGHITKGKHPVGWCPNENNAVGQHDTMHDVQPEIEKITVIKFKDASSDIFFGCATFRPETIYGVTNIFVGREVKYAIAKVNGERYYISHDALYNLKHQLDVTVERDISAQELLSKKALNPVNGKEIPVLPGFFVKSDVGTGVVMSVPSHAPFDYVAIQRLKADNYPMPEFEFTKIIEIEKKGNIGIGRSLTDVSAGEAVAQHPEIPALAYLEILHANENAIDDMIEFATKLAYREESHWGIMVVEEYKGMREPEARDLITQKLQGDSKAFAIHVISNDEPVYCRCGFRVVVNIVDQWFINYGDPKWKEPARKDLKEMRIRPEKLRHTFENAMEWIDLRATERKQGLGTVFPFDNTSIIESLSDSTLYMAFYTFDHILRGEKAEPENLKPEFFDYVMLSKGDVNAVAELTGISEPALNRCRESFEYWYTNTSRHSGPDLIPNHLTMYIFNHVAILGEQYWPKQIVVNGFVDYEGEKMSKSLGNIVPILDGIEKYGADPLRFIEIAGADLDTSTEFTTENMNSVQAKNEFLYRTILSLPSIKSKEISHIDYWMYSKLNSKIKSATPMMDAINMKGAYTEIYYNSINELRKYMERSGENAMVLKEFLEKITLMLAPAMPHVAEEFWSMLGNSSFVAQEKWPEASEDMINLEEELIEEVIDNTIDDIRQGIELTGKIGGNSGKSVSEIRLIIAEQWKARAYSMLSKSKSISSVMGSIGTETDKEALSRFLGQFAKRLNTLNPREELSMESLLKAFLEARPYLEDRFRAKVTIEGEASSKSGRASRALPDKPSIDIAWG
- a CDS encoding superoxide dismutase; this encodes MSNTEANHAVKSMPIAFDKVKNVMDEDTYKWHHDTHYAGYVNKRNEIEKELKSVDRSKANVNYSAFRALKLEETWNGNGMILHEVYWDTMGGDGKHGDGMGIIKKISEDFGSVQAWKEDFLATGKSGRGWAVLVADSLTDGKLRNVLFDFHNLGGLVGSMPLIAVDTFEHAYYHKFGPDRGAYLNALVDNIDWKKVEARFTKHRQ